In a single window of the bacterium genome:
- a CDS encoding response regulator yields MAKREILIVDDNPNMATLLSEMLDVYDIKSRVTNDGESALKMLDEEQFSLVITDLKMPRMSGTELLTAIKGKHPDIPVVVISGYNVGTTEGQVVSGLANGFIHKPFKMVDIQAVVEQYL; encoded by the coding sequence ATGGCAAAGCGCGAAATTCTTATCGTTGACGACAATCCAAATATGGCAACTCTCCTCTCGGAGATGTTGGATGTCTATGATATTAAGAGCCGTGTAACCAACGACGGCGAGTCCGCACTTAAGATGCTTGACGAAGAGCAATTCTCGCTCGTTATCACGGACCTCAAGATGCCTCGCATGTCCGGCACCGAACTTCTTACCGCAATCAAGGGCAAACATCCCGATATTCCGGTGGTCGTAATCTCTGGTTACAATGTCGGCACTACCGAAGGCCAGGTTGTCTCCGGCCTCGCAAACGGCTTCATCCATAAACCATTCAAGATGGTTGATATCCAAGCCGTCGTTGAACAGTACCTGTAG
- a CDS encoding YggS family pyridoxal phosphate-dependent enzyme — MAKLEEVATICGRNSAEITVVAVSKTRPLSDIEAAVAAGMSQFGESKVQEAQSKFATTPRDYRLHMIGHLQTNKARAAVSLFDMIESVDSLKLARAIDEESARLGKVMPILLEVNCSREAQKYGLQPEETERVAADVFELKNVRLCGLMTVAPFVDTESIIRASFVELRGLFESIKAGHPKAAEFDQISMGMSDDWEIAVAEGSTMIRIGRALFGER; from the coding sequence ATGGCGAAACTTGAAGAAGTCGCCACAATTTGCGGTCGAAATTCGGCAGAAATCACAGTGGTCGCAGTATCTAAAACTCGACCGCTTAGCGATATCGAGGCAGCAGTCGCTGCGGGAATGTCGCAGTTCGGCGAGAGCAAGGTGCAAGAGGCACAAAGCAAGTTCGCGACGACGCCGCGCGATTATCGTCTGCATATGATCGGCCACCTGCAGACGAACAAAGCGCGAGCCGCTGTCAGCCTCTTTGATATGATCGAATCAGTCGATTCGCTCAAGCTCGCCCGGGCAATTGACGAAGAATCGGCCCGGCTGGGAAAAGTCATGCCGATCTTGCTCGAGGTCAACTGCAGTCGTGAAGCCCAGAAGTATGGGCTTCAGCCTGAAGAAACCGAGCGCGTCGCCGCCGATGTGTTTGAACTTAAGAACGTGCGCCTTTGCGGTCTCATGACCGTGGCGCCGTTTGTAGATACCGAATCAATAATTCGCGCGTCATTTGTTGAATTGCGCGGGTTGTTCGAGTCGATCAAAGCCGGACATCCCAAAGCCGCCGAATTCGACCAGATCTCGATGGGAATGTCCGATGACTGGGAGATCGCCGTCGCCGAAGGTTCAACTATGATCCGTATCGGCCGTGCATTGTTCGGCGAGCGATAA
- a CDS encoding DivIVA domain-containing protein, protein MAMTPVELRNVKFEKKLRGYNPMDVENVLNEIAGELERLIDANNALQRQLLSQEEKLKQFQNLEKSIKDALLTAQQAAEEKRKAADRSAEVQIRETEAVCVEMKQKALSEVETMKFELASLKMQKVRFVAELRSLIDTHRRLLDEKSQSENLADVAANVEMLSADTNENK, encoded by the coding sequence ATGGCTATGACTCCGGTGGAATTGCGGAACGTAAAGTTTGAAAAGAAACTTCGCGGTTACAACCCGATGGATGTTGAAAACGTACTCAACGAAATCGCCGGAGAACTGGAGCGCCTGATCGACGCCAACAATGCGCTTCAGCGCCAGTTGCTGTCACAGGAAGAAAAACTCAAGCAGTTCCAGAACCTTGAAAAATCAATAAAAGACGCCCTCTTGACCGCTCAGCAAGCCGCCGAAGAAAAACGCAAAGCTGCTGACCGGTCCGCCGAGGTTCAGATTCGCGAAACCGAAGCCGTTTGCGTTGAGATGAAACAAAAGGCGCTCAGCGAAGTAGAAACGATGAAATTCGAATTGGCGTCGCTCAAAATGCAGAAGGTGCGTTTCGTCGCCGAACTGCGTTCGCTGATCGACACCCACCGCAGACTTCTCGACGAAAAATCGCAGAGCGAGAACTTGGCGGATGTTGCGGCCAACGTAGAGATGCTGAGCGCAGATACCAACGAAAACAAGTAG
- a CDS encoding purine-nucleoside phosphorylase — protein sequence MNLMDKISEATEFIRNKTKSEPPIGIILGTGLGRLGERIEKETVIDYQQIRHFPVSTVEGHAGRLIFGKLNGKSVVAMQGRFHFYEGYNMEQVTFPVRIMKQLGVKVLIVCNAAGGMNPQYRVGEMVLITDHINFQGQNPLIGPNDERLGPRFPDMYNCYDKDLLDLAERTALDLGYRIMRGVYVAVTGPNLETGAEYRMLRTMGADVVGMSTVPEVIVARHQGMKVLGVSIVTDMGLADNMHPCSHELILAAANKTEPLMTEMIAKVVERMTV from the coding sequence ATGAACTTGATGGACAAGATTTCCGAAGCTACCGAATTCATCCGAAACAAAACCAAGTCTGAACCGCCTATCGGTATCATCCTTGGTACCGGCCTCGGCCGTCTTGGCGAACGAATCGAAAAAGAAACCGTCATCGACTATCAGCAGATCCGGCATTTCCCGGTTTCGACTGTCGAAGGTCACGCTGGGCGTCTGATATTCGGCAAACTCAACGGAAAAAGTGTTGTCGCCATGCAAGGCCGATTCCATTTCTATGAAGGCTACAACATGGAACAGGTGACGTTTCCGGTCCGTATTATGAAACAGCTCGGCGTCAAGGTGCTCATCGTTTGCAATGCTGCCGGTGGTATGAATCCGCAGTATCGCGTCGGCGAAATGGTATTGATTACAGACCATATCAACTTCCAGGGTCAGAACCCCCTGATCGGACCAAACGACGAGCGTCTGGGACCTCGTTTCCCCGATATGTACAACTGCTACGATAAAGATCTCCTCGATTTGGCGGAACGAACAGCGCTCGACCTCGGTTATCGAATCATGCGCGGAGTCTATGTAGCCGTTACGGGTCCGAATCTCGAGACCGGAGCCGAGTACCGCATGCTCCGCACAATGGGCGCCGATGTCGTCGGTATGTCGACTGTGCCCGAAGTTATCGTAGCCCGTCATCAAGGCATGAAAGTCCTCGGCGTGTCGATTGTCACCGATATGGGACTCGCAGACAATATGCACCCCTGCAGCCATGAATTGATTTTGGCTGCCGCCAACAAGACCGAGCCGTTGATGACCGAGATGATTGCGAAAGTGGTTGAAAGGATGACAGTTTGA
- a CDS encoding TraR/DksA C4-type zinc finger protein, whose product MRKRDLERFEKILLARREELMRDMGLFKDMNLSTTTKEATGDHSSHSFHMADQGTDAMEREKAFLLASKTGRLVYHINDALRRIGNGSFGKCLGCGKQISTARLLAVPHARFCISCKEREEEAKATTTTRRKK is encoded by the coding sequence ATGCGTAAACGTGATTTAGAGAGATTTGAGAAGATTCTTCTCGCCCGTCGTGAAGAGCTAATGCGCGACATGGGTTTGTTTAAGGATATGAATCTCAGTACCACCACCAAGGAAGCTACCGGCGATCATTCCAGCCATTCTTTCCATATGGCTGATCAGGGTACCGATGCCATGGAGCGAGAAAAGGCATTCCTGCTCGCATCCAAAACTGGCCGTCTGGTCTATCATATCAATGACGCACTGCGTCGTATCGGCAACGGTTCCTTCGGCAAATGCCTCGGCTGCGGCAAACAGATCAGCACTGCCCGCCTTCTGGCTGTTCCACACGCGCGATTCTGCATCTCCTGCAAGGAGCGTGAAGAGGAAGCCAAGGCTACCACGACCACGAGACGCAAAAAGTAG
- the lspA gene encoding signal peptidase II encodes MPLSDNLRWSTANRYLFNVSLIAAVVFLVDQITKIWALKALSPVSKTSIIGDLVQFTLIFNEGGAFSTKLGSTYFYTFASIAVMIIVVIVLYKDAGKNRILDVALSLVLGGALGNLTDRLRFGAVVDFIDVDFPDFSLEPAKILFFDFPGYALDRWPVFNIADSAVSVGMVLIIAALIFDSRKQKCAINHSQNPNTA; translated from the coding sequence ATGCCGTTGTCAGATAACCTTCGCTGGTCAACCGCCAACCGCTACCTTTTCAATGTTTCGCTAATTGCGGCAGTCGTCTTTCTGGTTGATCAGATCACCAAGATTTGGGCTTTAAAAGCCCTTAGCCCTGTCTCCAAGACCAGCATTATCGGCGATTTGGTGCAGTTTACGCTGATTTTCAATGAAGGCGGCGCTTTCTCCACCAAGTTGGGTTCGACTTATTTCTATACTTTTGCTTCGATTGCTGTAATGATCATCGTGGTAATCGTATTATACAAGGACGCCGGCAAGAACCGTATTCTTGACGTTGCCCTGTCATTGGTTCTTGGAGGTGCATTAGGAAATCTGACCGACCGTCTGCGCTTTGGCGCAGTCGTCGACTTCATTGATGTCGATTTCCCTGACTTTTCGCTCGAACCGGCGAAAATTCTCTTCTTCGATTTTCCTGGCTATGCGCTTGATCGCTGGCCGGTATTCAATATCGCAGATTCGGCGGTCAGCGTCGGAATGGTGCTGATAATTGCCGCTCTAATCTTCGATTCCCGAAAGCAGAAATGTGCCATTAATCACAGTCAAAATCCCAACACTGCCTGA
- a CDS encoding RluA family pseudouridine synthase, translating into MPLITVKIPTLPEPERIDVALAQADLGLSRSHLKRLIGEKRITINDKWVRVSQLVSGGEEVVIDKPDEKRISFVSEEIELEIVFEDDFLAVVNKPAGMVTHPAPGHESGTLANALLHHFSQLSSGYARGFPGLVHRLDKNTSGLMVVAKNDTIHRKLAAQLMQRTLTREYWALIWGKMNPPKGSIDIAIGRSRADRRVMTSGSPNTREAVTHYETMEELSFLSLVKLHLETGRTHQIRTHLKESNHPVFGDPEYTGRDGRLTGIEARHRPTALKLLKATPRQMLHAKRLVFIHPETGKSATFEVELPEDFRQVLDIIRHYQ; encoded by the coding sequence GTGCCATTAATCACAGTCAAAATCCCAACACTGCCTGAACCTGAACGCATCGACGTCGCTCTCGCTCAGGCCGATCTCGGTCTCTCTCGAAGTCATCTCAAACGCCTCATTGGCGAGAAACGAATCACCATCAACGACAAGTGGGTGAGAGTCTCTCAGCTCGTCTCCGGCGGTGAAGAAGTCGTCATCGACAAACCTGACGAAAAGCGGATATCTTTCGTCTCGGAAGAGATTGAACTCGAGATCGTCTTCGAGGATGATTTCCTCGCGGTCGTCAACAAACCCGCCGGGATGGTCACTCATCCGGCTCCCGGTCACGAAAGCGGCACTCTTGCTAATGCCCTATTGCACCACTTCAGCCAGCTTTCTAGCGGCTATGCTCGTGGCTTTCCCGGACTTGTTCACAGGCTCGACAAGAACACCAGCGGCCTGATGGTTGTCGCCAAGAATGACACCATCCATCGCAAACTCGCAGCTCAGCTAATGCAGCGTACCTTGACTCGTGAATATTGGGCACTAATCTGGGGCAAGATGAATCCGCCCAAAGGCTCAATCGACATCGCCATTGGCCGCTCACGCGCGGATCGTCGCGTTATGACTTCCGGCAGTCCCAACACTCGCGAAGCCGTCACTCACTACGAGACTATGGAAGAACTATCCTTCCTCAGTCTGGTAAAACTCCACCTCGAAACGGGCAGAACTCACCAGATCAGGACTCATCTCAAAGAATCTAACCACCCCGTTTTCGGCGATCCTGAATATACTGGCCGCGATGGCCGGCTCACCGGAATCGAGGCGCGCCACCGGCCCACAGCTCTGAAACTGCTCAAAGCGACTCCCAGGCAGATGCTTCACGCCAAAAGACTGGTCTTTATTCACCCTGAAACCGGCAAGTCTGCAACTTTTGAGGTTGAATTACCCGAAGACTTTAGACAAGTTCTGGATATCATTCGTCACTATCAGTAG